The window TGATCGCCTCGGCGATGTCCGCCTGAACGATGTCGGCGCGTCCCGCCAGGTCGGCAATCGTGCGCGCCACTTTCAGAATGCGGTCGTAAGCCCGCGCCGAAAGCGACAGCCGCTCCATCGCCCGCTCCAGCAAGGCCGCCGAAGCCGCATCGAGGCGGCAGTATTCGCGCAGCGCAGCGCTGTTCATCATCGAGTTCGTATGCACGCCCTCCGTATTGCGGAACCGCTCCGCCTGCACCTCCCGCGCCCGGACGACCCGTTCCCGGATCGCCGCGCTCGGCTCGCCCGGGGCCGTCGCCGAAAGCTCCTGCGGAGCCACGGGCGTCACCTCGACATGCAGGTCGATACGGTCCATCAGCGGACCCGAAATGCGGCCCATGTAGCGGTGCACCGACCCCGGCGAGCAGGTGCACTCCCGCGTCGGATGGTTGTAATAACCGCACGGACACGGGTTCATCGCCGCGACGAGCGTGAAATTCGCCGGATATTCGACGCTGTATTTGGCCCGCGACACCACCACCCGCTTCTCCTCCAACGGCTGCCGCAGCACTTCGAGCACGCTGCGCCCGAATTCGGGCAGTTCGTCGAGAAACAGCACCCCGTTGTGCGCCAACGACACCTCGCCCGGACGCGGCGACTGCCCGCCGCCGATCAGGGCGACCTGCGAAGCGAGGTGGTGCGGAGCCCGGAACGGCCGCCGGGTCATCAGTCCTCCCGCCAGCCCCGTGCCGCCCGCCACGGAGTGTATCTTGGTCGTCTCCAGCGCCTCTTCGCGCGTCAGCGGCGGCAGGATGGTCGGCAGACGCCGCGCCAGCATCGTCTTGCCCGAGCCCGGGGAGCCGATCATAATGACGTTGTGTCCGCCCGCCGCGGCGATCTCCAGCGCCCGTTTCACGTGCGCCTGCCCTTTCACGTCGGCGAAGTCCTCGGCATACCGCAGCGCCTCTGCGCCGAACGACTCTCCGGCGGCCGGCTTCGCCGGAACGATCTCCGCCTCGCCGTTCAGGCAGGCGACGACCTCCCGGAGCGTCGTGACGCCGATCGCGTCGATCCCCTCCACGACCGCCGCCTCGGCGGCATTCCCGGCCGGCAGCACCAGCCGCCGCAGCCCTTCGGCACGCGCCCGGACCGCCAGGGGCAGCACGCCCCGCACGGGTTTCACCGATCCGTCGAGCGACAGTTCGCCGATGAACATCGTGCCGTCCACCGCCTCGGCGTCGATGCGGCCCATCGCCGCGAGAATGCCCACGGCGATCGGCAGGTCGAAGCCCGAACCCTCCTTGCGGAGGTCGGCGGGAGCCAGATTGACGACCACTTTTTTGCCCGACATCCGTTCGCCGGAGTTCTCGAACGCCGCGCGGATGCGCTGTTCGCTCTCTTTCACGGCGTTGTCCGGCAGTCCCACGAGGTACAGCCCCAGCCCGCCGCCCGTGATGTTGACCTCGACGGTCACCGCCACGGCGTCGATCCCGGCAAGGGCGCCTGCATAAGTGCGAACGAACATAAACGTATCTATTAAATATCACGCGGCTGCGCAGACCCGGACCCGTTGAATCACGACCTGCCGCCGCCCATAAATCCCGCTTCCCAGGCGGGCGCAAAATCCGGACATGATCCGTTCTGCTCTGCCCTCGCCCACAAATCCCGCTTCTTAAGCGGGTCAGAAGGGCGCTTCGTCGTTGAGGTTCGCCGAGCGGTTCACGTCGAACTCGCCGCCCATCGCCGCA of the Alistipes senegalensis JC50 genome contains:
- a CDS encoding YifB family Mg chelatase-like AAA ATPase, with the protein product MFVRTYAGALAGIDAVAVTVEVNITGGGLGLYLVGLPDNAVKESEQRIRAAFENSGERMSGKKVVVNLAPADLRKEGSGFDLPIAVGILAAMGRIDAEAVDGTMFIGELSLDGSVKPVRGVLPLAVRARAEGLRRLVLPAGNAAEAAVVEGIDAIGVTTLREVVACLNGEAEIVPAKPAAGESFGAEALRYAEDFADVKGQAHVKRALEIAAAGGHNVIMIGSPGSGKTMLARRLPTILPPLTREEALETTKIHSVAGGTGLAGGLMTRRPFRAPHHLASQVALIGGGQSPRPGEVSLAHNGVLFLDELPEFGRSVLEVLRQPLEEKRVVVSRAKYSVEYPANFTLVAAMNPCPCGYYNHPTRECTCSPGSVHRYMGRISGPLMDRIDLHVEVTPVAPQELSATAPGEPSAAIRERVVRAREVQAERFRNTEGVHTNSMMNSAALREYCRLDAASAALLERAMERLSLSARAYDRILKVARTIADLAGRADIVQADIAEAINYRSLDRGNWGR